The Pecten maximus chromosome 14, xPecMax1.1, whole genome shotgun sequence genome includes a region encoding these proteins:
- the LOC117342324 gene encoding uncharacterized protein LOC117342324: MPTSTLAQECSSQEVNLQAGQMKKSSLQEKNFKKLQVSVKQTNEQDASCMSPVDSAHVLLKPAEPQFDHFDYDQKHCHVPYHQPNGQMNEYAATFVPSQGGNRMDSYVDLSQCEKENKRNLQYRQQQMTNVGHPSVQTVSGHQQYQTQSHAQNHCPINIENCVASQNHGCPNLCPKTRKSSNFTCLTCFIVAMVFLQLVWMGLFAWLLVGKTDFRHSDLKDDGHTLPHKDQTGGHGSHDSHQVTMSPVKIPEPPQYPSYAPPITTRPLPVVPNLGIKMEIDPTFLSSAGNTVMWTYPGERHLTGIEYHNGYFRVNVTGFYFIQSTLSLDHRPNNDEDGNSHIRLNHCIKVDGRPKMDVCENIELTPIKAGASTVQDPMMYLESGSSVHVSISHMTKIYDSVSENRFVMFLQRTV; this comes from the exons atgccAACCAGTACTTTAGCACAGGAGTGTAGCAGCCAAGAGGTAAATTTACAGGCGGGACAAATGAAGAAATCTTCATTACAGGAAAAGAATTTTAAGAAACTTCAAGTTTCAGTGAAACAAACGAATGAACAGGATGCCAGCTGTATGAGTCCTGTTGACAGTGCTCACGTCCTCCTCAAACCAGCAGAACCTCAGTTTGATCATTTTGATTATGACCAGAAACATTGTCACGTGCCATACCACCAACCAAATGGACAGATGAACGAATACGCTGCTACGTTCGTGCCTTCCCAGGGTGGCAACCGAATGGATTCGTACGTGGATCTCAGCCAGtgtgaaaaagaaaacaaaagaaatttaCAATATAGACAACAGCAAATGACCAATGTTGGTCATCCAAGTGTCCAGACAGTTAGTGGAcatcaacaatatcaaacacaatCACACGCTCAAAACCATTGTCCAATTAACATAGAGAATTGTGTGGCGTCACAAAACCACGGGTGTCCAAACCTGTGTCCGAAAACTCGGAAATCTTCCAATTTCACGTGTTTGACATGTTTTATTGTGGCGATGGTGTTTTTACAGCTGGTATGGATGGGACTGTTTGCGTGGTTACTTGTAGGGAAAACAGACTTTCGTCATTCTGATCTGAAAGACGACGGACATACATTACCACATAAAGACCAGACTGGGGGACACGGCAGCCATGATTCTCACCAAGTAACA ATGTCTCCTGTGAAAATTCCAGAGCCTCCACAGTATCCGAGTTATGCCCCGCCCATAACGACGAGACCACTTCCGGTGGTGCCGAACTTGGGGATTAAAATGGAGATCGATCCGACATTTTTATCGA GTGCGGGTAATACGGTGATGTGGACATACCCGGGTGAGCGTCACCTGACCGGGATAGAATATCATAACGGCTACTTCAGGGTCAATGTGACCGGATTCTACTTTATCCAGTCAACATTGAGCCTCGACCATCGTCCAAACAACGACGAGGACGGCAACAGCCACATCCGGCTGAACCACTGCATCAAAGTTGATGGACGGCCCAAGATGGACGTCTGTGAAAACATAGAACTAACCCCAATCAAAGCGGGGGCAAGTACCGTCCAAGATCCTATGATGTACCTTGAGAGCGGAAGTAGTGTGCACGTGTCAATTAGTCACATGACCAAAATATACGATAGCGTGTCAGAGAATAGATTTGTTATGTTCTTACAAAGAACTGTATGA